Proteins encoded together in one Candidatus Sulfotelmatobacter sp. window:
- a CDS encoding haloacid dehalogenase-like hydrolase, with translation MIGIERKFAQRSFLTVSSKGMSTLGARALHPAQQEFLDSVLRLKPRVAAFDCDGTLWSGDAGERFFDWEINRGLVRHEVGLAMRARYVEYKAGQVSEDDMCGEMVTMHKGMSEAIVTKAAAEFMARDFSGRIFPEMQELVCRLHENRCDVWAVSSSNEWLIRAGMTGFGIDYDHILAAKVEVEHGVITDRLVRVPSGPGKPKALREVAGNNIDAAFGNSRWDAEMLAMSAHAFAVNPNPDLAIMARERGWTVYFPDGTGR, from the coding sequence GTGATCGGAATTGAGAGAAAATTTGCGCAGCGCAGCTTCCTCACGGTATCGTCGAAGGGCATGAGCACACTTGGGGCGCGCGCGTTACATCCGGCACAGCAAGAGTTTCTCGACTCCGTTCTGCGGCTGAAACCGCGGGTGGCGGCGTTTGATTGCGACGGAACGCTCTGGTCCGGCGATGCGGGAGAGCGGTTCTTCGACTGGGAGATCAATCGGGGCCTCGTCCGGCACGAAGTTGGCCTCGCGATGCGCGCCCGCTACGTTGAGTACAAAGCTGGCCAGGTAAGCGAAGACGACATGTGCGGCGAGATGGTCACCATGCATAAAGGAATGTCTGAGGCGATCGTGACAAAGGCCGCGGCAGAGTTCATGGCGCGCGATTTCTCCGGCCGCATTTTTCCCGAGATGCAGGAACTGGTTTGCCGATTGCATGAGAACCGATGTGACGTATGGGCGGTCTCTTCGTCGAACGAGTGGCTTATCCGCGCGGGCATGACAGGATTTGGGATCGATTACGACCACATTCTGGCCGCAAAAGTCGAAGTCGAGCACGGCGTAATTACCGATCGACTCGTGCGCGTTCCATCGGGGCCGGGCAAGCCGAAAGCGTTGCGCGAAGTCGCCGGGAATAATATCGATGCAGCTTTCGGCAACTCTCGCTGGGACGCCGAAATGCTCGCCATGTCTGCGCATGCCTTCGCGGTAAATCCTAATCCCGACCTTGCAATCATGGCTCGCGAGCGCGGCTGGACCGTTTATTTCCCCGACGGAACGGGCCGGTAA
- a CDS encoding iron-sulfur cluster assembly scaffold protein, producing MYSAQMLDHFENPRNAGEVVAADAIAEIENPVCGDVLRLTLKVSSGRIAEIRFKAKGCVPSMACGSALTELVAGKTLDEARRLGRDPLITAVGGMPQASTHAAQLALDALSAALLQLRT from the coding sequence ATGTACTCGGCGCAAATGCTCGATCACTTCGAGAATCCGCGAAACGCGGGCGAGGTTGTGGCCGCGGACGCGATCGCGGAAATCGAAAATCCGGTTTGCGGAGACGTGCTTCGGCTGACATTGAAGGTCAGTTCCGGACGGATTGCCGAGATTCGATTCAAGGCCAAGGGATGCGTGCCATCGATGGCCTGCGGCTCGGCGTTGACGGAACTGGTTGCGGGAAAAACTCTGGATGAAGCGCGGCGGCTCGGGCGCGATCCGTTGATCACCGCCGTCGGAGGGATGCCACAAGCTTCCACCCATGCCGCGCAACTGGCGTTGGACGCGCTCTCGGCCGCTCTGCTTCAACTCAGGACTTGA